Proteins from one Dysgonomonas sp. HDW5A genomic window:
- a CDS encoding PKD domain-containing protein → MKKITYIFLIVFLGHLSVYGQKETSWWHFGFKSGLNFNSLSNATASDATVVPNMPQPIVGALSTYEGCFTVSTYDGNFLFSSDGITVYDKNYNVMPNGTALLGDPSATQSGIVIPRPGSSTQYYVVTVPAQGAPNGLRYSVVDMLLNGGLGDVVAASKNTIIKSGAVFENIAAVPNANGEDYWLLHRLGQTFYVFAVTATGISSTPNQTISSASITAVPASAGLGELIVSSDYTKILSCSWTANQIISAQFNNATGMVSGIQAQTIPVITYAACFSPDNNHIYVTSGYTSPQIYHNTWSGLRAGTASTFLAYGPSNLKPGIDGRLYGIQSPGPGLRSKNLYVIMNPNAGGTVLKYFPNYLINDAYLGLPSFPAGFIRIIPKSKPFACVAHSRTYGVEIDLSGGNTPVKLEWNFGDGTSVVSQTVTLPQTEYVMKHTYSSSGLYTIVVTPYKADGTKAKIITMQANIVNCTLRSNRMTRSDLLNSKQIME, encoded by the coding sequence ATGAAAAAAATAACTTATATATTTTTGATTGTATTTTTGGGGCACCTAAGTGTTTACGGACAAAAGGAAACGAGTTGGTGGCACTTTGGCTTTAAAAGTGGTCTCAATTTCAATTCGCTAAGCAACGCTACGGCGAGCGATGCTACGGTTGTACCTAATATGCCTCAGCCGATAGTAGGAGCGTTATCGACCTACGAAGGTTGTTTTACGGTATCTACGTATGATGGGAATTTTTTATTTTCGTCAGATGGAATTACAGTATATGATAAAAACTACAATGTGATGCCCAATGGTACGGCACTTTTGGGCGATCCATCTGCAACCCAGTCGGGTATTGTGATACCACGACCGGGAAGCTCGACTCAATATTATGTTGTAACAGTTCCGGCACAAGGAGCTCCTAATGGATTGCGGTATAGTGTTGTAGATATGTTGCTGAATGGGGGGCTGGGAGATGTTGTTGCAGCATCTAAAAACACGATTATTAAATCGGGTGCGGTATTTGAAAATATTGCAGCCGTACCCAATGCAAATGGAGAAGATTATTGGTTGTTACATCGTTTAGGGCAAACATTTTATGTGTTTGCTGTTACTGCAACGGGAATATCATCTACCCCAAATCAAACGATTTCCAGTGCAAGTATAACAGCCGTTCCTGCTAGTGCTGGTCTTGGAGAGTTAATAGTATCTTCCGATTATACAAAGATCTTATCGTGCAGTTGGACTGCAAATCAAATTATTTCGGCTCAGTTTAATAACGCTACGGGAATGGTAAGCGGGATACAGGCTCAAACAATACCTGTTATTACTTATGCTGCCTGCTTTTCGCCCGATAATAACCATATTTATGTAACCTCAGGGTACACTAGCCCGCAAATATACCATAATACATGGAGCGGTCTTAGAGCCGGTACTGCCTCTACCTTTCTGGCCTATGGCCCAAGTAACCTCAAACCGGGTATCGATGGCAGGTTGTATGGTATACAATCGCCGGGTCCGGGTCTTCGATCCAAGAACTTGTATGTGATAATGAATCCCAACGCGGGCGGAACTGTTCTGAAATATTTTCCTAATTACCTGATAAATGACGCCTATTTGGGATTGCCGAGTTTTCCGGCGGGTTTTATTCGAATAATTCCTAAATCCAAGCCTTTTGCCTGCGTAGCCCATTCGCGAACCTATGGCGTGGAGATAGACTTATCAGGAGGGAATACTCCTGTAAAATTGGAGTGGAATTTTGGAGATGGCACATCTGTTGTAAGTCAGACAGTGACTTTGCCGCAAACTGAATATGTAATGAAGCATACTTATTCTAGCTCAGGCTTATATACAATTGTAGTAACCCCCTATAAGGCAGATGGTACTAAAGCCAAGATAATTACCATGCAAGCAAATATAGTGAATTGTACGCTAAGGTCGAATCGTATGACCCGATCTGATTTACTCAATTCTAAGCAAATTATGGAGTAA